In the Geobacter sp. FeAm09 genome, one interval contains:
- a CDS encoding sigma-54 dependent transcriptional regulator encodes MENRNNGKTPIMIVDDDPQALSLLESLLRHDGYENVITFEDSHRALDHFNAREAAAVVLDLSMPKLHGMYLLELFTKNKPHVPIIIVTAENQIDSAIECIKAGAVDYLTKPISINRFMASITRALELRSLNDGLSSLRDPGLTVDLPSTIASRHAIVTQNKNMLSLMQYVGVISNSHQAVLINGETGVGKELVARAIHTMSRRKGEFVSINISGLDDLMFSDTLFGHKKGAYTGANQDRDGLIKKAANGTIFLDEIGDLNELSQVKLLRLLQENEYYPLGSDNPHQSNARLVVATNHNLRHLVNEGKFRKDFYYRLCTHQVTIPPLRDRLDDMPILLDHFIEETAKVFGKERPTYRKELVDLLCSYDFPGNVRELKAMVFDSVTKTASSKLSSEYFSELIKRERDSLPFQETSATPQNQVGANGVTFDRFPTLKQAETELIRKALEIARNNQGVAARLLGITRQALNNRLQRIKKGTSP; translated from the coding sequence ATGGAAAACAGGAACAACGGTAAAACGCCCATCATGATCGTGGATGACGACCCCCAGGCCCTGTCGCTGCTCGAATCGCTGCTCCGCCATGACGGGTATGAAAACGTCATAACCTTTGAAGACAGCCACCGGGCGCTCGATCATTTCAACGCCCGGGAGGCTGCCGCTGTTGTGCTGGACCTCTCCATGCCCAAGCTCCACGGCATGTACCTTCTCGAGCTCTTCACCAAGAACAAGCCGCATGTCCCCATAATCATCGTGACGGCGGAGAACCAGATCGATTCGGCGATCGAGTGCATCAAGGCCGGGGCGGTCGATTACCTCACCAAGCCCATATCGATCAACCGTTTCATGGCCAGCATCACCCGGGCGCTGGAACTGCGTTCCCTGAACGACGGCCTGAGCTCTCTCCGGGACCCGGGGCTGACCGTCGATCTCCCCTCCACCATCGCCTCCCGCCACGCCATCGTGACGCAAAACAAGAACATGCTCTCCCTCATGCAGTACGTGGGGGTCATCTCCAATTCCCATCAAGCCGTCCTGATCAATGGGGAAACCGGGGTGGGCAAGGAACTCGTCGCCCGGGCAATACACACCATGAGCAGGCGCAAGGGGGAGTTCGTCTCCATCAACATCTCGGGGCTGGACGACCTGATGTTCTCCGACACGCTCTTCGGCCACAAAAAGGGGGCCTACACCGGAGCGAACCAGGACCGGGACGGCCTCATAAAAAAGGCGGCCAACGGCACCATATTCCTTGACGAGATCGGCGACCTTAACGAGTTGTCCCAGGTGAAACTGCTTCGCCTGCTCCAGGAAAACGAATACTACCCCCTGGGATCGGACAACCCCCACCAAAGCAACGCCCGCCTGGTGGTCGCCACAAACCACAATCTACGGCACTTGGTGAACGAGGGCAAATTCCGCAAGGACTTCTACTACCGTCTCTGCACGCATCAGGTGACGATCCCCCCCCTTCGGGACCGCCTTGACGACATGCCGATCCTGCTGGACCACTTCATTGAAGAAACCGCCAAGGTCTTCGGCAAGGAGCGCCCCACGTACCGGAAGGAACTGGTCGATCTCCTCTGCAGCTACGATTTTCCCGGCAATGTCCGCGAGCTCAAAGCCATGGTCTTCGACAGCGTGACCAAGACCGCGTCGTCGAAACTGTCGTCCGAGTATTTCTCCGAACTCATCAAGCGGGAGCGGGACTCGCTCCCGTTCCAGGAGACCTCCGCAACGCCCCAGAACCAGGTGGGGGCCAACGGCGTCACCTTCGACCGGTTCCCGACCCTGAAGCAGGCCGAGACGGAGTTGATCCGCAAGGCTCTGGAAATCGCCCGGAACAACCAGGGGGTAGCCGCACGGCTGTTGGGCATCACGCGGCAGGCCCTCAACAACCGGTTGCAACGGATCAAGAAGGGCACCTCTCCCTGA
- a CDS encoding PAS domain S-box protein — MTETRQHVASWTAAVALCGVIFAIDLLTPPGVAVWIGYLFMPLLLFRRLGAGPVTWLAGVSTLLMVVDLLATPPATHFPISLFNRILAMIVLWLSVAFLRMHSRMRASCTESEARYDSLFNSSNDAMLIIEPHSGNIVDANPAAVSFYGYPKEQLTAMRIFDINTNDEGATRENMEHACEGAPSRFVFQHRRADGSLRSVEVSSGTISFRGKDHLFSIISDITERKRVESELQRAHAELEQRVAERTGELADTIQVLKAEIAERKRAEDALRENEERYRSLFDNSIDGILLATSDGCVLEANPEACRILGMTEEEVCGRCRQDIVDVGDQRATALLEERTRTGKARGEVMFIRKDGSRVPCDLSSSLFADREGNRRACIIFRDVSERKRTEEYLVRTSDEIRDLYNNAPCGYHSLNDHGVFVLINDTELNWLGYGSHEVIGRMSFSDILADGSREVFEETFSRLKREGQIKGAEFELVRKDGSRLSVMVNAVAIRDGDGNYVMCRSTAFDITALKQTESALRKSNERYMLAAQGASDSIWDWDLETNTAFVSSRWKEMLGYGENEIDNVMEEWMSLIHPDDYQAALETLNDYLDGRIPEFCLEYRLRHQDGSYRWVLTRGACFRDGDGNPHRMAGSHTDITERKLAEQHLLAETAERVRTEQDLREKERLMLLQGRQAAMGEMIGNIAHQWRQPLNTLGLIVQRLQLFYNSGKFDAAFLQESTQEAMKLVYHMSRTIDDFRNFFKPDKEKNFFSVHATILQTVSLITESFKAHHIEIDADTEGDVRVLGFPNEYSQVVLNILLNARDAFAERDVDDARVVIRSFSREGVSVVTIRDNAGGIPAHIMEKMFEPYFTTKGPDKGTGIGLFMAKTIIEKNMNGRLSVRNTGVGAEFMIEV; from the coding sequence ATGACTGAGACACGACAACATGTTGCATCATGGACCGCGGCGGTCGCGCTCTGTGGCGTCATTTTCGCCATCGACCTGCTGACCCCGCCCGGCGTTGCGGTCTGGATCGGCTACCTCTTCATGCCGCTGCTCCTGTTCCGGCGCCTGGGGGCCGGACCCGTCACATGGCTGGCAGGCGTCAGCACGCTGCTGATGGTCGTCGATCTCCTGGCCACTCCACCGGCCACCCATTTCCCCATCTCCCTCTTCAACAGAATCCTGGCGATGATCGTGCTGTGGCTGTCGGTCGCTTTCCTGAGGATGCATTCGCGGATGCGGGCATCGTGCACGGAAAGCGAGGCGCGTTACGACAGTCTGTTCAACAGCAGCAACGACGCAATGCTGATAATTGAACCACACAGCGGGAACATCGTGGATGCCAATCCGGCGGCGGTTTCGTTTTACGGCTATCCCAAAGAGCAGCTTACCGCCATGCGCATCTTCGACATCAACACGAATGATGAGGGCGCGACCAGGGAAAATATGGAGCACGCCTGCGAAGGCGCGCCTTCGCGTTTTGTCTTCCAGCATCGCCGGGCGGACGGCTCTCTGCGGAGCGTGGAGGTCTCTTCCGGCACCATCAGCTTCCGGGGCAAGGACCACCTGTTTTCCATCATAAGCGACATCACCGAACGGAAACGGGTTGAGTCGGAGCTTCAGCGGGCCCATGCAGAGCTGGAACAGCGGGTTGCCGAGCGGACCGGCGAATTGGCGGATACGATTCAGGTCCTGAAAGCGGAGATCGCCGAGCGGAAACGGGCTGAAGACGCCCTGCGGGAGAATGAGGAACGTTACCGCTCCCTGTTCGACAACAGCATCGACGGCATCCTGCTTGCCACCTCCGATGGCTGTGTACTGGAAGCCAATCCCGAGGCCTGCCGTATCCTCGGCATGACCGAAGAGGAGGTGTGCGGCCGGTGCCGGCAGGACATCGTCGATGTGGGGGACCAGCGGGCAACGGCCCTGCTCGAGGAGCGGACGCGCACCGGCAAGGCGCGCGGGGAGGTCATGTTCATCCGCAAGGACGGCAGCAGGGTTCCCTGCGATCTGAGTTCGTCGCTTTTTGCGGACAGGGAGGGGAACCGGAGGGCGTGCATCATCTTCCGCGACGTGTCGGAACGGAAGAGGACCGAGGAGTACCTCGTCAGGACGTCCGATGAGATCCGGGACCTGTACAATAACGCCCCCTGCGGCTACCACTCCCTGAACGACCACGGTGTCTTCGTGCTTATCAACGATACGGAGCTCAATTGGCTGGGGTACGGCAGCCATGAGGTCATCGGCAGGATGAGCTTCAGCGACATCCTCGCGGACGGCAGCAGGGAGGTGTTCGAGGAAACCTTCTCCCGCCTGAAACGGGAGGGGCAGATAAAGGGGGCGGAATTCGAACTGGTCCGCAAGGACGGCAGCCGGTTGTCGGTCATGGTCAATGCGGTTGCCATCCGGGACGGGGACGGCAACTACGTCATGTGCCGCTCCACGGCGTTCGACATCACGGCCCTCAAACAGACGGAATCAGCGCTGCGCAAGAGCAACGAACGCTATATGCTTGCCGCCCAGGGGGCCAGCGACAGTATCTGGGACTGGGACCTGGAGACCAATACGGCTTTTGTCTCGTCCCGCTGGAAGGAGATGCTGGGGTACGGCGAGAATGAAATAGACAATGTCATGGAAGAATGGATGAGCCTGATCCATCCCGATGATTATCAGGCCGCACTGGAGACCCTGAACGACTACCTGGACGGTCGCATCCCCGAGTTCTGCCTGGAATACCGCCTGCGCCACCAGGACGGCAGCTACCGCTGGGTCTTGACGCGCGGCGCCTGTTTCCGCGACGGCGACGGCAACCCCCACCGCATGGCCGGGTCCCACACCGACATCACCGAGCGGAAACTGGCCGAACAGCACTTGCTGGCGGAAACCGCCGAACGCGTGCGTACGGAGCAGGATCTGCGGGAGAAGGAACGACTGATGCTGCTTCAGGGCCGCCAGGCCGCCATGGGCGAGATGATCGGCAATATTGCCCATCAGTGGCGCCAACCGCTCAATACCCTGGGGCTCATCGTCCAACGCTTGCAGCTTTTTTACAACTCGGGCAAGTTCGACGCCGCATTCCTGCAGGAGAGCACGCAGGAGGCCATGAAGCTGGTCTATCACATGTCCCGGACCATCGACGACTTCAGGAACTTCTTCAAGCCGGACAAGGAAAAGAATTTTTTCAGCGTCCATGCCACCATCCTGCAAACCGTCTCGCTGATCACCGAGAGCTTCAAGGCCCACCATATCGAGATCGATGCGGATACGGAGGGGGATGTGCGGGTTCTCGGCTTCCCCAACGAGTATTCCCAGGTCGTTCTCAACATCCTGCTGAACGCGCGCGACGCCTTTGCGGAGCGGGACGTGGACGACGCCAGGGTGGTGATCAGAAGTTTCAGCAGGGAGGGAGTGTCCGTGGTCACCATACGCGACAATGCGGGCGGCATCCCCGCTCATATCATGGAGAAGATGTTTGAACCCTATTTCACGACAAAGGGGCCGGACAAGGGAACCGGCATCGGTTTATTCATGGCGAAAACCATCATAGAAAAGAATATGAACGGCAGGCTCAGTGTCCGCAATACGGGTGTCGGCGCCGAGTTCATGATCGAGGTCTGA